The following coding sequences are from one Mesotoga sp. Brook.08.105.5.1 window:
- the ppdK gene encoding pyruvate, phosphate dikinase, producing MSEKYVYYFGKLKAEGDAKMKNLLGGKGANLSEMVKIGIPVPPGFTISTEVCKYYYDHGKTYPVTLEKDVQEAVKLLEEETGKGFGSAERPLLVSVRSGAAISMPGMMDTILNLGLNDETVNGMIKESGNPRFCYDAYRRFLQMFGDVVLKIEHSEFENALASVKREKRVKLDTDLDAENMKDVVERYLEVYKRAGKEFPQDPWKQLWMAIDAVFGSWMNERAIKYRALNGVKEGELLGTAVNIVAMVFGNTGEDSGTGVAFTRDPNTGEKQFYGEYLPNAQGEDVVAGTRTPFSLTKLQEINPEVYDQLLEIFTKLENHYRDMQDIEFTVEHGTLYLLQTRNGKRTPYASVKIAVDLAEEKRISKEEAIMRVTPEHIETLLHPYFTKETMESAEVLAKGIAASPGAAAGIVAFDPDTAERLVREEGKTVILVRPETSPEDIAGMAAAQGILTSTGGKTSHAAVVARGMGKTCIVGCEAVEVDQKTRVMKVNGKTIREGEWISIDGTTGEVFMGKLDSIKPQGLEGPLAKLLGWADEIRKLGIRTNADTPKDSQVAREFGAEGIGLTRTEHMFFQEDRIFAVRQMITSNTKEQREKSLAKLLPMQEDDFYGIFMAMEGLPVTIRLLDPPLHEFLPKEEEDIKELAEEMGMTYQELKETIEDLHEFNPMMGFRGCRLAVVYPEIAEMQTKAIIGAALRLVEEGKSVIPEIMIPLIVELEELKYVKSIIVNAADEIISKSGLNLEYKVGTMIEVPRAALTADEIAKEAEFFSFGTNDLTQMTYGFSRDDYGKYVGHYMEKGILENDPFQKLDRVGVGQLVKMGTERGRSVRPDLKVGICGEHGGEPSSIEFCHIVGLNYVSCSPYRVPVARLAAAQAAVKNR from the coding sequence GTGTCAGAGAAGTATGTGTACTATTTTGGAAAGTTGAAAGCCGAAGGCGACGCGAAAATGAAAAACCTTCTCGGCGGAAAAGGAGCCAATCTATCTGAGATGGTTAAGATAGGGATACCTGTTCCCCCGGGTTTCACTATTTCTACCGAGGTATGCAAGTATTACTACGATCACGGGAAGACATATCCGGTTACTTTGGAAAAGGATGTCCAGGAAGCCGTAAAGCTACTGGAGGAGGAAACAGGAAAAGGATTCGGATCTGCAGAGAGACCTTTACTTGTCTCTGTAAGGTCTGGCGCAGCGATTTCAATGCCCGGCATGATGGATACTATCCTCAATCTTGGTCTTAACGACGAAACGGTTAACGGCATGATCAAGGAATCCGGCAATCCCCGGTTCTGTTATGACGCTTACAGGAGATTCCTTCAGATGTTTGGCGATGTTGTGCTGAAGATAGAGCACTCCGAGTTCGAAAATGCGCTGGCTTCTGTGAAAAGGGAAAAGAGAGTTAAGCTTGATACAGACTTGGATGCAGAAAACATGAAAGACGTTGTAGAGAGGTATCTTGAGGTCTACAAGAGGGCCGGCAAAGAGTTCCCTCAGGATCCATGGAAGCAGCTATGGATGGCGATTGATGCAGTATTTGGAAGTTGGATGAACGAGAGAGCAATAAAGTACCGGGCCCTCAATGGCGTGAAAGAGGGAGAACTCCTTGGAACTGCGGTTAACATCGTTGCTATGGTTTTCGGGAACACCGGAGAGGACAGTGGAACCGGAGTCGCATTTACGAGGGACCCAAATACCGGTGAGAAGCAGTTCTATGGCGAGTATCTTCCAAATGCACAGGGAGAAGATGTAGTTGCAGGAACAAGAACTCCATTCTCGCTTACAAAGCTTCAAGAAATTAATCCTGAAGTTTATGACCAGCTCCTGGAAATATTTACTAAACTGGAGAACCACTATAGAGACATGCAAGATATCGAGTTCACCGTTGAGCACGGAACTCTTTATCTGCTTCAGACCAGAAATGGGAAACGGACACCATATGCGAGCGTGAAGATCGCAGTTGATCTGGCTGAAGAGAAAAGGATTTCAAAGGAAGAAGCGATCATGAGAGTTACACCTGAGCATATCGAGACGCTCCTCCACCCGTATTTCACGAAGGAGACTATGGAGAGCGCAGAAGTTCTAGCCAAAGGTATCGCGGCATCGCCCGGAGCGGCAGCAGGTATAGTTGCATTCGATCCCGATACTGCTGAAAGACTTGTGAGAGAAGAGGGTAAGACTGTGATCCTTGTGAGGCCAGAGACTTCTCCGGAAGACATAGCCGGAATGGCTGCTGCTCAAGGAATCCTCACCTCGACTGGTGGAAAGACTTCACATGCTGCGGTTGTAGCCAGAGGAATGGGAAAGACCTGCATTGTGGGCTGTGAAGCCGTTGAAGTAGATCAGAAAACCAGAGTAATGAAAGTTAACGGGAAGACTATAAGAGAAGGCGAATGGATAAGCATTGATGGGACCACTGGAGAGGTTTTCATGGGAAAGCTGGATTCAATTAAGCCTCAGGGTTTGGAAGGTCCGCTAGCAAAGCTTCTTGGATGGGCCGATGAGATCAGGAAGCTCGGAATTAGAACTAATGCAGATACTCCCAAGGATTCACAGGTAGCCAGGGAATTCGGAGCTGAAGGAATTGGACTCACAAGGACGGAACACATGTTCTTCCAGGAGGATAGGATTTTTGCTGTGAGACAGATGATTACATCAAATACCAAAGAGCAGAGAGAGAAGTCCCTTGCAAAGCTTCTCCCTATGCAGGAAGATGATTTCTACGGTATTTTCATGGCCATGGAAGGACTCCCCGTTACGATCAGACTTCTTGATCCACCACTTCACGAATTCCTTCCAAAAGAAGAAGAGGATATAAAAGAGTTAGCCGAAGAGATGGGTATGACATATCAGGAACTAAAGGAGACAATCGAAGATCTTCATGAGTTCAATCCGATGATGGGATTCAGGGGATGCAGGTTGGCTGTAGTTTATCCCGAGATTGCTGAAATGCAGACCAAAGCAATAATTGGAGCTGCATTGAGGTTGGTTGAAGAAGGAAAATCAGTGATTCCCGAGATAATGATTCCTCTGATCGTTGAGCTGGAAGAGCTTAAGTACGTGAAATCGATCATTGTGAATGCTGCTGATGAGATCATTTCCAAGTCAGGGCTGAATCTTGAATACAAAGTGGGTACAATGATTGAGGTTCCGAGAGCGGCATTGACTGCAGACGAAATTGCCAAGGAAGCAGAGTTCTTTAGCTTCGGAACCAATGATCTAACTCAGATGACATACGGATTCAGTAGAGACGATTACGGCAAATACGTTGGACATTACATGGAAAAGGGGATTCTGGAGAACGATCCATTTCAGAAGCTCGACAGAGTTGGAGTAGGTCAGCTTGTGAAGATGGGAACGGAGAGAGGGCGCTCAGTTAGGCCGGATTTGAAGGTCGGAATATGCGGTGAACACGGTGGAGAGCCTTCATCTATTGAATTCTGTCATATTGTAGGTCTTAACTATGTTAGCTGTTCACCTTACAGAGTTCCAGTTGCTCGACTTGCAGCAGCTCAGGCAGCAGTAAAGAATCGTTAG
- a CDS encoding sodium ion-translocating decarboxylase subunit beta, translating to MAALISGYLSQTGFATVSWENWVMFVIAGILIYLAVAKDAEPLLLVPIAFGMVIANIPPEVTGVFTPGTGIMWILQQGLMLGIYPPLIFLGIGAVTDFSFVLANPKTLFLGAAAQIGIFLTFLAANFLGFSLSDAASIAIIGGADGPTSIYVASIMESQFLPIIAIASYSYIALIPVLQPPIMRLFTTRKERAITMGKELRKVSKLERIVFPVVATIGISLIVPQALPLVGMLMLGNLLRENGRTKRLVEASGKYISDTVIILLCVSVGAKADGKIFLTLDSIMILGLGCAAFVVATASGILFAKLMNLFSKSKVNPLIGAAGVSAVPTAARVAQKVASEEDPTNFVLMHAMGPNIAGVIGSAVAAGVFLSII from the coding sequence ATGGCGGCGTTAATCTCGGGATATCTATCACAGACAGGATTCGCTACGGTAAGCTGGGAAAACTGGGTTATGTTTGTAATTGCGGGAATTCTAATCTATCTGGCGGTTGCAAAGGATGCCGAACCACTTCTTCTTGTTCCAATTGCCTTTGGCATGGTTATTGCAAACATCCCTCCGGAAGTAACCGGTGTCTTCACTCCCGGTACCGGGATCATGTGGATTTTGCAGCAGGGATTGATGCTGGGGATCTATCCGCCTTTGATATTTCTTGGCATTGGCGCTGTTACCGATTTCTCTTTCGTGCTGGCAAACCCTAAGACTCTCTTTTTGGGGGCTGCTGCACAGATAGGGATTTTTCTAACTTTTCTTGCAGCTAATTTTCTGGGTTTTTCCCTTTCGGATGCGGCATCCATAGCGATAATTGGTGGTGCCGACGGACCAACCTCAATCTATGTTGCAAGCATTATGGAATCGCAGTTTCTTCCAATAATCGCGATCGCTTCCTACTCTTATATAGCTCTTATACCAGTTCTTCAGCCACCGATAATGAGACTATTTACTACTCGTAAAGAACGGGCAATAACAATGGGAAAGGAGCTTAGAAAGGTTTCGAAGCTAGAGAGAATTGTCTTCCCGGTAGTCGCGACTATTGGGATCTCTCTTATTGTTCCTCAGGCGCTCCCTCTGGTAGGAATGTTGATGCTCGGTAATCTTCTTAGGGAAAACGGAAGAACAAAGAGACTGGTTGAAGCTTCGGGCAAATATATCTCCGATACTGTGATCATTTTGCTTTGTGTTTCAGTAGGAGCAAAGGCTGATGGCAAGATATTTCTAACACTGGATAGTATAATGATTTTGGGGCTGGGCTGTGCAGCCTTCGTTGTTGCAACTGCTTCGGGGATTCTCTTCGCGAAGCTTATGAATCTGTTCTCTAAGAGCAAGGTAAATCCTTTAATCGGTGCCGCCGGGGTCTCGGCAGTTCCAACTGCTGCAAGAGTAGCTCAGAAGGTTGCTTCGGAGGAGGATCCGACGAACTTCGTCCTGATGCACGCTATGGGTCCGAATATCGCAGGAGTCATCGGATCGGCGGTTGCTGCGGGTGTATTCCTTTCAATAATATGA